The Caminicella sporogenes DSM 14501 genomic interval ATAAAATTTGGTCTTCTTCCCTTTCTACAATCACCAAGCAAAGTAAATTGAGAAACTACAAGTAGCTCACCTTTTATATCCAAAAGTGAAAGATTCATCTTTTCATTTTCATCTTCAAAAATCCTAAGATTTACTATCTTTTCAACCATATATTCTACATCTTTAACATTATCACCTTCTTCAACACCTAAAAGAACCATTAAACCTTTATCTATACTCCCTTTTATTTCCCCATTAACCGTAACATTTGCCTGATTAACTCTTTGTACAACCGCTCTCATGCATTTATCCTCCTATCTATGAAGTTACCCTTTTCACATCTATAATTCCTTGCATTGTCCTAAACTTATTCATTACCTTCAACAACTGATCTGTATTTGATATTTCTATAGTTAAATTGATAATTGCTAATTTTTCTTTTGTCGTCTTTGCATTTACTGCTGTAACATGAAGTTTAGCTTCTGAAATAATATTTGTTATTTCAGATAACAATCCTTTTCTATCTGGAGCAATAACTTGTATTTCTGTCTGATAAGAAATCTTTTTATCTGTATCCCACTGTACTTCTATAAGCCTATCAGTATCTACTCCATTTAAAATATTTGGACAGTCTTTTCGATGAACTGTTATACCTCTTCCCCTTGTAATAAATCCAATTATCTCATCACCCGGAACAGGTGTACAGCATTTTGCAAATCTTACTAATATGTTATCTATTCCCTTTACCTTTACTCCTTGTTTTGCAGTTTTATTTAACTTACTTTTTGAAACTTTTGACTGTAATTGTTTATTTTCATCTAATTGTTTATTTTCTTTTTGTTCTTCTTTATATTTTTCTTTTAGCTTAGGTATTACTTGATTTAATGCTATACCACCGTAACCAATTGCTGCATATAAATCTTCTATACTATTTAATTTGATTTTCTTAACTATCAAATTAAGCCATTCAGCTCTTAAAAGCTCTTTTGGATTAAAACCTTGTTTTTTTATTTCTTTTTCAAGTAATTCCTTACCTCTCTCAATATTTTCTTCTTTTCTTTCTTTTTTAAACCACTGCTTAATTCTATTTTTAGCATTTGTGCTTTTAACAAATTTCAACCAATCTCTACTTGGACCATTACTATGACTAGATGTAAGTATTTCTACAATATTTCCCGTTTTAAGCTTATAGTCAAGCGGAACTATTCTTCCGTCTACTTTAGCTCCTATACAGCTATTACCAACAGCAGAGTGAATTTTATATGCAAAATCTACTGGAGTTGAACCAAACGGAAGTTCTATCACATCTCCTTTAGGTGTAAATACAAAAACTTGATTTGTAAACAAATCTATCTTTAAAGTTTCCATAAATTCTTTTGGGTCTTTTAAATCTCTCTGCCACTCCAATAACTGTCTAAGCCATGTTAATTTTTTGTCAAGCTCTCCCTCTTCTACCTTTCCCTCTTTATATTTCCAATGAGCTGCTATACCATATTCGGCAATCCTGTGCATCTCCCAAGTCCTAATTTGAATTTCAAGAGGCTCCCCTTTAGGTCCAATAACTGTAGTATGAAGCGATTGATACATATTAGGTTTAGGCATAGCTATATAATCTTTAAATCTGCCCGGAATTGGCTTCCACATTGTATGAACTATTCCAAGAACGCCATAGCAATCCTTTACATTATCTACAATTACTCTTACTGCCGTAAGGTCATATATTTCTTCAAAACTTTTATGCTGATACACCATTTTTTTATATATACTGTAAAAATGTTTTGGTCTACCATATATTTCATAATTTATATCTAAACT includes:
- a CDS encoding RelA/SpoT family protein; its protein translation is MLLETFIEKIRQYNPQYDLSRIIKAYNFAENAHEGQYRKSGEKYFIHPINVALILAELELDESTVIAGLLHDVIEDTKYTFDDIKREFGEEIALLVDGVTKLGKLTYETKEERQAENLRKMFLAMAKDIRVILIKLADRLHNMRTLKYMDENKKKEKAMETLEIYAPIAHRLGIFKIKWEFEDLCLRYLDPDAYYDLVEKVAKKRREREEYINLVIKKLKENLDSLDINYEIYGRPKHFYSIYKKMVYQHKSFEEIYDLTAVRVIVDNVKDCYGVLGIVHTMWKPIPGRFKDYIAMPKPNMYQSLHTTVIGPKGEPLEIQIRTWEMHRIAEYGIAAHWKYKEGKVEEGELDKKLTWLRQLLEWQRDLKDPKEFMETLKIDLFTNQVFVFTPKGDVIELPFGSTPVDFAYKIHSAVGNSCIGAKVDGRIVPLDYKLKTGNIVEILTSSHSNGPSRDWLKFVKSTNAKNRIKQWFKKERKEENIERGKELLEKEIKKQGFNPKELLRAEWLNLIVKKIKLNSIEDLYAAIGYGGIALNQVIPKLKEKYKEEQKENKQLDENKQLQSKVSKSKLNKTAKQGVKVKGIDNILVRFAKCCTPVPGDEIIGFITRGRGITVHRKDCPNILNGVDTDRLIEVQWDTDKKISYQTEIQVIAPDRKGLLSEITNIISEAKLHVTAVNAKTTKEKLAIINLTIEISNTDQLLKVMNKFRTMQGIIDVKRVTS
- the dtd gene encoding D-aminoacyl-tRNA deacylase; this encodes MRAVVQRVNQANVTVNGEIKGSIDKGLMVLLGVEEGDNVKDVEYMVEKIVNLRIFEDENEKMNLSLLDIKGELLVVSQFTLLGDCRKGRRPNFMNAAKPDVANELYKLFVSKSREKGLKVETGVFQAHMVVNLSNDGPVTILVDSKKNF